One stretch of Pseudomonas fluorescens Q2-87 DNA includes these proteins:
- a CDS encoding GDP-mannose 4,6-dehydratase, producing MKKRLFVTGLSGFVGRHLKSRLNGHDSTWQLMPVAARYDLTEAKTLEGLWPEIPDAVIHLAGQTFVPEAFRDPARTLQINLLGTLNLLQALKARGFTGTFLYVSTGDVYGQVADNQLPITELHAPAPRNPYAVSKLSAELLSLQWGMSEGWPVLVARPFNHIGPGQKDSFVIASAARQISRIKQGLQPARLQVGDIDVTRDFLDVSDVISAYLALLEKGMAGQVYNICSGREQSIRSLIEQLGDIAQVDVQLIQDPARLRRAEQRRVCGSPAKLRQATGWTPETTTQQSLRAILSDWEIRVQEE from the coding sequence TTGAAAAAACGTCTGTTCGTTACGGGCCTCAGCGGTTTCGTTGGACGCCACCTCAAATCTCGACTCAATGGTCATGATTCGACGTGGCAGTTGATGCCTGTCGCCGCCCGCTATGACCTGACAGAGGCAAAGACCCTGGAAGGCCTCTGGCCCGAGATTCCCGACGCCGTCATCCACCTTGCCGGCCAGACGTTTGTCCCCGAAGCCTTTCGCGATCCGGCGCGCACCTTGCAAATCAATCTGCTCGGCACCCTGAATCTGCTTCAGGCCCTCAAGGCCCGGGGGTTCACCGGGACATTCCTGTATGTCAGCACCGGCGATGTCTACGGCCAAGTCGCTGACAACCAACTGCCGATCACCGAACTGCACGCCCCGGCCCCACGCAATCCTTATGCCGTGAGCAAACTCTCGGCCGAGCTGCTGAGCCTGCAATGGGGCATGAGCGAAGGCTGGCCGGTGCTGGTGGCCCGCCCGTTCAATCACATCGGTCCCGGCCAGAAAGACAGCTTCGTCATTGCCAGCGCCGCCCGGCAGATCAGCCGTATCAAGCAAGGACTGCAACCGGCGCGTCTGCAAGTGGGCGATATCGACGTGACCCGCGATTTTCTCGATGTCAGCGACGTGATCTCGGCCTACCTGGCGCTGCTGGAAAAGGGTATGGCGGGGCAGGTCTACAACATCTGCTCGGGTCGCGAGCAGAGCATTCGCAGCCTGATCGAACAACTGGGCGACATCGCCCAGGTCGATGTGCAACTGATCCAGGACCCGGCGCGTCTTCGCCGTGCAGAACAGCGTCGCGTCTGTGGTAGCCCCGCCAAGCTACGACAGGCAACGGGATGGACGCCTGAAACAACAACACAACAATCCTTGCGGGCGATCCTGTCCGACTGGGAGATACGGGTACAAGAAGAATGA
- the gmd gene encoding GDP-mannose 4,6-dehydratase produces MKSALITGITGQDGAYLAKLLLDKGYKVHGLVARRSSDSRWRLREMGIEHDIVYLDGDMADACSVQRAVIKSAPDELYNLAAQSFVAASWDQPVTTGIVDGLGVTHLLEAIRQFSPHTRFYQASTSEMFGLIQAEQQDEHTPFYPRSPYGVAKLYGHWITVNYRESFGLHASSGILFNHESPLRGIEFVTRKVTDAAARIKQGKQRELRLGNIDAKRDWGFAGDYVEAMWLMLQQDKPDDFVVATGVTTTVRDMCKIAFEHVGLDYRDFVKIDPAFFRPAEVEVLLGNPAKAQRVLGWKPRTDLDTLIRMMMDADMKRVAKE; encoded by the coding sequence ATGAAAAGTGCACTCATCACAGGGATCACCGGCCAGGATGGCGCGTATCTGGCCAAGCTGCTGCTCGACAAGGGTTACAAAGTCCATGGGCTGGTGGCGCGACGAAGCAGCGATTCACGCTGGCGGTTGCGCGAGATGGGGATCGAGCACGACATCGTTTACCTGGACGGTGACATGGCCGACGCCTGTTCGGTGCAGCGAGCCGTGATCAAGTCGGCGCCGGACGAGCTGTATAACCTCGCCGCGCAAAGTTTCGTTGCCGCATCCTGGGACCAGCCGGTAACCACCGGCATCGTCGACGGGCTGGGGGTCACCCACCTGCTCGAAGCCATTCGCCAGTTCAGCCCGCATACCCGCTTCTACCAGGCGTCCACCAGCGAAATGTTCGGCTTGATCCAGGCCGAGCAACAGGACGAACACACGCCGTTCTACCCGCGCAGCCCGTATGGCGTGGCGAAACTGTACGGCCATTGGATCACCGTCAACTACCGTGAAAGCTTCGGCCTGCATGCCAGCAGCGGCATCCTGTTCAATCACGAGTCGCCCTTGCGCGGCATCGAATTCGTCACCCGCAAGGTCACCGACGCCGCCGCGCGTATCAAGCAGGGCAAGCAGCGGGAATTGCGCCTGGGCAATATCGACGCCAAGCGCGACTGGGGCTTTGCCGGCGACTATGTCGAGGCCATGTGGCTGATGTTGCAACAGGACAAGCCCGACGATTTCGTCGTCGCCACGGGCGTTACCACGACCGTCAGGGACATGTGCAAGATCGCCTTCGAGCACGTGGGCCTGGACTACCGTGACTTCGTGAAGATCGACCCGGCGTTTTTCCGCCCGGCCGAAGTCGAGGTGCTGCTCGGCAACCCGGCCAAGGCCCAACGGGTATTGGGCTGGAAGCCCAGGACTGACCTCGACACCTTGATCCGCATGATGATGGATGCGGACATGAAACGCGTCGCCAAGGAGTAG